In Marinibacterium anthonyi, the DNA window TTTCAATAGCACCAGCTTCATCGTTTCAGGTGCAACATGTTACCAAATCCCGATACTTCGATGTTGCGCGCGCTGCGCGCCGACCGCCGGTCCGACCGCGATCTTCAGCAGGCTCGCGCACTGGCCGACCTGCAGACCGGGAATCGCCCGATCCGACGTTCCGGCAATGTTCTTGGCCGGGTCATGAAAATTTTCCGGACTTCGCGCAGAACGAAGGCATCTTGCATAAGCTCCTGATGCTGCGTTGCAAAACTGCGTGATTACGCCTTGTCTGCCCGGGCACGGACCGGGCGGGCGGCGGTTGGCCGGGCCGCTTCACAGCCCATTAAGCCGGTAACCTTCATAGTTGATCCACGACGAACCGGGCGCTGGCCGGAACGGCCCGCGCACTTTTGGAAAATCTGGAGGTTGCCATGTTCAAAAATACACTCGTCATGGCCGTCGTGTTCGGGGGCGCAGCCCTCGCTCCGCCGGTCCTTGCCCAAAGCGCGCGTTGTCTGCCGCGCGATCTTCTCGTGCAGACGCTTGAGACCAAGTATTCCGAATCCCTGACCGGGGGCGGCCTGCAAAGCGCCCAGCAACTGGTCGAGGTCTGGAGTTCCCAGGCGGGAAGCTTCACGGTCTTCGTGACCCGGTCCGACGGTTTCGCCTGCATCGTGGCCACCGGCCAGGCCTGGCAGACGCAGCCGATCAAGGTGGACGACTCCGGCGTGGCCGGCTGATTTCCCCGCGACCCGGCCCTGGGGAGGGGCCGGCGCGGGGGTGTCAAAGAAGGGCCATCAGCTCTGCGTGGCGCGTGGTGAAATCACCCCGGACCGCCACGGGTGGCCGCAATTCGATCTCGAGACCCTCGATCAGCTCGGGGGTGGGGCGACCAAAGAACTTGGTGGCCTCGGCTTCGGAAAAGCCCGCGATGCGCGTGGCCTCCATCCAGGCCGATACCTTGTCCGCCTTCTTGATCTGCTTCTTCACCTTCACCGGGATCTGCGCCGGCAGGCCGAACCGGATGTGGATCGCCGCAGACAACCGGTCATCCAGCGCGCCGTATTCCGGACCGACCGCCGCCTTCACCGGCGATATCATGTCGCCGATCACGTATTCCGGCGCATCGTGCAGCAGTGCCGCCAGCCGCCAGGTCACCGGCGCATCGGGCAGCATCCGGCCAAAGATCTGTTCGACCAGCAGGGAATGTTCGGCCACGGAATAGGCAAAGTCACCGGCCGTCTGCCCGTTCCACCGGGCCACGAAGGCCAGGCCATGGGCGATATCCTCGATTTCGATGTCCACCGGGGTCGGATCCAGCAGGTCGAGCCTTCGACCCGAGAGCATCCTCTGCCAGGCGCGCGGTGTCTTGGGCGGCATCATGTTCCTCCGATCGGGCCTCCGATCGAACCTCCGATCGGTCATCAGATCGGGACGCGTCCTAGACCGATCCGCTGCAGGCCGCAATCGCCAGCCCGAACCGCGCCGAAGCCTCAGGCGGGATTGGGCAAGAAGACGACATTGCCTTCGCCTTCGATCACGTCGCTGATGGCATACCCGGCCTCGGGCGCGAGCTGCCCGAGAACGGCCAGGAAGCCGCCGCTGCGCTTGGGGCCGGCGCATTCCAGCACCACCGCCGGCCGGCATCGTTGCAGGATCCGCGCGGCGCCACGCAGCGCCGGTTCCTCGTGCCCCTCGACATCCAGGTGCAGGACGGACACCGCCCGGTCGGTCCCGACCAGGTCATCCAGCGGGACGACGTCGACATTGACGACCTTGTCGTTCGACGGATCCCCGGCCGCCTGGGCGGCATCCGGCGCCAGCCTGGACGCCGCCGCCATGGGCGTTCCGTCGGGCCGCGACAGGCGCAAGGGCAGGACATCGGCCTTTTCCCCGACGGCGACATTGTGCACGGTGACCCGATCCAACCCGTTCAGCCAAAGGGTATGTTGCGCCGCCTTCCACGTCAGCGGGTGCGGTTCGAAGCTGATGATTTGCGCGCCGGGCGCCAGGCAGCGGCCGAGGAACGGCAGGAAGTCCCCGACAAAGGCGCCCCCGGTCACGATGTCGCCGCCGGAACTCAGCTCGCGCAGCCTTTCAAGCGTGCGGGGTTCGTAGATTCCGCCGGCGGCCAGCACGCCAGGCACCTCGCGCCCCGCAAAGAGGTCGGGCACACAGTAGCTGCCGTTCGCATTATGGGCGATGAAATGCGGAAAATCCGGTCCATCGGTGGGTTTCATCTGCTTTTGCCTTTCCGGAACGGCAACTGCGAGTATGAATTGCAGGCACTGATTGTACACCCCCGCTTTTCGCACAATCTGACTGGTCATGTTGAATTGCGAGAGGCGACCTGTTAGCGACGTTTCGAACCTCCCGGGAGACGAACCGAATGACTACTGATTATATCGTCAAGGACATTGCACTGGCCGAGTACGGCCGCAAGGAACTGGATATTGCCGAAACCGAAATGCCGGGGCTGATGGCCCTTCGCGAAGAATTCGGCGAAGCCCAACCGCTGAAGGGCGCGCGTATCGCGGGCTCGCTGCACATGACGATCCAGACCGGCGTTCTGATCGAGACGCTGGTCGCGCTTGGCGCCGATGTCCGCTGGGCGTCGTGCAACATCTTCTCGACCCAGGACCACGCGGCGGCGGCCATCGCCAAGGCCGGCATCCCGGTCTTCGCCATCAAGGGCGAGACGCTGGAAGAATACTGGGACTATGCCGACAAGATCTTCATGTTCGAAGACGGCGGCTGCAACATGATCCTGGACGACGGCGGCGACGCGACGCTGTACATCCTGATGGGCGCGCGGGTCGAAGCGGGTGAAACCAACCTGATCGAAACGCCGACCTCGGAAGAGGAAGTCGCGCTGTTCGCGCAGATCCGCAAGCGCATGGCCGCCAGCCCCGGCTGGTTCACCAAGCAGAAGGCGATGATCAAGGGCGTGTCCGAAGAGACCACGACCGGCGTGCACCGCCTGTACCAGATGGTCGAAGCCGGCCAGCTGCCCTTCCCGGCGATCAACGTCAACGACAGCGTCACCAAGTCGAAGTTCGACAACAAGTACGGCTGCAAGGAATCGCTGGTCGACGGCATCCGCCGCGCGACCGACACGATGATGGCCGGCAAGGTCGCCGTGGTCTGTGGCTATGGGGACGTGGGCAAGGGGTCGGCCGCTTCGCTGCGGGGCGCCGGCGCGCGTGTGATCGTGACGGAAATCGACCCGATCTGCGCGTTGCAGGCGGCGATGGACGGCTTCCAGGTCACGACGCTGGAAGACGTGGTGAAGACGGCGGACATCTTCGTCACCACCACCGGCAACAAGGACGTCATCCGCATCGAGCACATGCGCGAGATGAAGGACATGGCGATCGTCGGCAACATCGGCCACTTCGACAACGAAATCCAGGTCGCCAACCTGAAGAACCACAAGTGGACCAACATCAAGGACCAGGTCGACATGATCGAGATGCCCTCGGGCAACCGCATCATCCTGCTGTCCGAAGGCCGTCTGCTGAACCTGGGCAACGCGACCGGCCACCCGTCCTTCGTGATGTCGGCGTCGTTCACCAACCAGACGCTGGCGCAGATCGAACTGTGGACCAAGGGCGAACAGTACGACAACAAGGTCTATGTCCTGCCCAAGCACCTGGACGAGAAGGTCGCGCGTCTGCACCTGGACAAGATCGGCGTGAAGCTGTCCTCGCTCAGCTCGGAACAGGCGTCCTATATCGGCGTCACGACCGAGGGCCCGTTCAAGCCCGAACACTACCGCTACTGATTTCTGACGGTTTTCGCGCCCTGCGCGGGAACCGGCTTTCGAACGCCAAACCGCCGGCAAGGTTCCGCCCTGCCGGCGGTTTTTGTTTTCGCGATCTTTCGGAACGACTGCAGGGGGATGCGCATTGTCTGGGCACAAGTGAGTGAAAAGTAAACGGAGGATAGATCCATGAAACTCAAGCACATGACCCTTGGTGCCGCTGCAATCGCCCTGATGGCTGGTGGCGCATTCGCCCAGGAAACCACTGCTCCGGCTGCCGACCCGGCTGTCCCGAACGCAGAGATGCCCGCCGACTCGGCCACCGACATGTCCAGCGACACCATGGTCGCTCCCGAGTTCGCCAGCATCGACGAGATGACCGTCGGTGACGTCGTGGGCACCGTGGTTTACGGCCCCGAAGGCGACCGTATCGGTGAAATCGACTATGTGGTTGCGCAGCCCGAAGGCCCGGCCGGCGTGATCGGCATTGGCGGCTTCCTGGGCCTTGGTGAATACACCGTCGCCATCGGCCTGGATGAATTCGACATGGCCGATGACGGGTCCTTCACCCTTGCCATGGACAAGGAAACCCTGAAATCCATGCCGGAATTCGATGAATCCGGTGTCGAGGGCCTGCCGGACGACATGGCCATCGCCGACCTGATGGACAACCCGGGTACGGTTCCGGCCCCGGCGGATTCGATGGAAGAAGACGCGGCTCCGACCGTGACCAACTGATCTGACGGATCTCACGTCTGACACTGTGACAGGGTTCGGGCCTTCCTTCGGGAAGGCCCTTTCCTTTGCCGGCAGCAAAGCGGCGGCCTTTTCCCGATTTCGTGTTATGGTCGGCGCACGGGTTTGTTGTTCTGGAGTCGGTAATGATCAAGCTGTTTTGCCCGCTCACGACGGTTGTGGTCGTCAGTTCGTCCATCCTGCTGGCGGCGTCGGTGCGGGCGCAATCGACTGACAGCGACCTTGCGAAGAAATTGTCGAACCCGGTCGCGTCGTTGATCAGCGTGCCGTTCCAGTTCAACTGGGACGACGGTATCGGGCCCGACGGGAACGGGTCGCGCACCACGACCAATATCCAGCCGGTCATTCCCATCAGCCTAAATGCGAGGTGGAACCTGATCAGCCGGACCATCGTACCGCTGACCTACCAGGACGACGTCATTCCCGGCTCGTCGCAATCCGGGCTGGGCGATATCCTGCAAAGCTTTTTCCTGTCCCCCGCCGATCCCGGTCCGGGCGGCCTGATCTGGGGGGTCGGCCCGGTGTTCCTGTTGCCGACAGGCAAAGACGGGCTGACCGCCGACCAGTTTGCCGCCGGCATCACCGGCGTCGCGCTGAAGCAGGGCGGGCCCTGGACCTTCGGTGTGCTGGCCAATCACCTGTGGGACGTGGACGGTGGATCGGGCGGCACCGATATCTCAAGCAGTTACGTGCAGCCCTTCGTCAGCTATACCACGCCCACCGCCTGGACCTTCACCGTCAACAGCGAAACCACCTATGACTGGGTGACCGACGAGGCCTCGGTTCCCGTGAATGCGGTGGTGACGAAATTGACCCAGATCGGAAATCAGCCAATCAGCGTCGGCGGCGGTTTCAGGTATTGGGTGGATAATCCGAAAAATGGACCGGAAGGATTGGGAATTCGCCTTATCGTTACCTTCCTTTATCCAAAGTAAATGGCGCTGATGGGCGGGTATCTTTTCCGAAATCCGAATTCGGTCTATTGTTCCATTCTGAAATCGACCAAGGGGAGGAGAGTGCCGTGGGAAAACGCGACGAACTTATCGAAAAATATGCAAAAGATCTGAAGACCAAATGTGGTGTCGACCCGGACATGGATCTTTTGACAAAGGTGACGATCGGGTGCGGCCCGTCGATCTACAACGACGATTCCAGCACCGTCGCGGCGACGCAACCGGCCGAGCTTGAGACGGTAAAGACCAACTTTCTTGTTAAAAAACTGGGGCTTGCGGATAGCCCGGCATTGATGGACGGCATCGATGCGGTGATCGAGACCTATGGCCGGTCCGAACGCAACAAGTACCGGCCGGTGATCTACTATCTGCTGACGAAGCACTTTGGACGGGAATCGGTCTATTCCTGATCCGGCCGCAGGGCGAAACGGATCCGCCGGATTTTAGCCAGTTGCCATTTGTGGATAAGCCGCGACTGCGGTATCACATAAGGGTCAGGTCAGGACGACCAGGCCCTAACAGATCAAACGCGTGTGGTGGATTGGGAGCACGCGGGGGAGCGGAGGGTTCTGGTTCACCGGAACCCTCCGTTTCGGTTTTGCATGCGCAGCATGTCGTGACATGTTGCAGTCCATCGCCAGACCATGTGACCACCGTCGGACAATCAGAGCATCGTCAGACCACCATCAGACCATCGCAAGGACCAGTCCCATCAACCCGCAGCCGATCGTGGCATAGCCACCGTCGATCAGCGTCAGCGCGCGGGGCCGGTTCGAAAATCCGTAGAATGTCGCGATCCAGGGCGTCACGACGAACAGCCCGATGCAGACCCCGGCAAGCAGGCCCTCGTCCATGTTGTCGATCCCGAAGCTGTCGAAGGCGTATCGCATGACGCTGGCCACCAGCAAAGCGGCGATCATCGCGGTGATATAGGGCACCGGGTCCGACGCATTCGCGGCACGTCCGGTCACCGGGTCGACCCGGACACCCGATGCCATGATCCAGCGCTTGCCCAGAATCCGGTACCACAAGGCTCCGAAGGCGCAGCTTGCAAGCGCGGCGGCGACGACTCTGAAAAGATCCATGCACCTACTCCAACCAGACCCGTAGTACTTGGATCCTTGAAGTGTGCCTCAACGCTGCGCTGCAAAACAAGTCTTCGCTGCACGGCAGAAGGGAAGAACCTGCAATTGGCGGTTGTCAGGCCGTGATGCCGGCCAATCCACAGACGATCCGCCATTCGTCGACGCTGACCGGTTGGACCGACAGGCGCGAATTCTTGACCAGCACCATCTCGGCCAGGGCCGGTTCGCCCTTGATCATGTCCAAAGTGACCGGCGTCTTCACCGGCTTCACCGCCTTGATGTCCACGCATTCCCAGCGGTCGTCGTCCGTGCTGCTGTCGGGATGCACCTCGGCGCAAACCTCGACGATGCCGACAACGGCCTTTTCGGTCTGCGAATGATAAAAGAACCCCAGGTCGCCCAGCTTCATCTGGCGCATGAAGTTGCGCGCCTGGTAGTTGCGCACGCCGTCCCATTCCTCGCCCGCATCGCCCTTGGCGACCTGGTCATCCCAGCTCCAGGTCGAGGGTTCGGATTTGAACAGCCAGTGGGCCATCAGCCGATGACCTTTTTCCAGGCCGTCAGTTCGACCGACGAAAACAGCGCCGCCTTGGCATAGGGATCGCCTGCGGCCCAGGCTTCGGCGGCAGCCATGTCGGCCACGTCCAGCACCACCAGCGACCCGGCCATCTCGCCCGCGTCGTTCAGCAGGGGGCCGGCCATCGCGACGACGCCGGTGCTGTCGATATAGGCCAGGTGGGCGTCGCGGTTGTCCTTGCGGACCTGCAGGGCGCCGGGCTTGTCCTTGGCGTAAAGGGCTACGAGCATGTGCTATTCCTCTTTCAACGGCCGGGCCAGGAGCATGTCCATCACCTCGGCCAGCGTCTTGGTTCCGTCCAGAAGCGCGACCACCCCGTCGGTGATCGGCATGTCTATTCCGCGCGTCCGGGCGACCTTGGCCACTGCGCGCGCGGTGGCCGCGCCCTCTACGGTCTGGGCCGGATCAAAGCCGGTGTCCGCACCGATGGCAAGGCCCAGCCGATAGTTGCGCGACCCATCCGACATGCAGGTCAGGGCCAGGTCGCCCAGGCCCGACAGCCCCGACAGAGTTTCGGGCCGGGCGCCATGGGCGGCGGCATAACGCACCATCTCGGCATAGCCGCGCGTCATCAGCGCGGCGCGCGCGCTGTCGCCCAGGCCCGCACCAATGGCACCACCACAGGCGATCGCCATGACGTTCTTCAGTGCGCCCCCCATCGCGGCGCCGATCAGGTCGTCGGTGCGGTAAAGGCGCAGCACGGGGGTCGACAGCAGGCTTTGCAGGTCTTCCGCGTCCCGCGAGGCCAGCGTCAGCGCCGTGGGTTTGCCGCGCGCGATATCGGCGGCAAAGCTGGGCCCGGTCAGAAGGGCAGGGCGGCAGTGCGGCAGAAGCTCTGTGATCACATCGTGGGGGCCAAGGCCGGTCTCCAGCTCGATCCCCTTGCAGCAGGCCACGGCGACGGCAGTGCCGATCCTGTCGCTGTATTTTGTGATCACACCGCGCAATTGCTGCATCGGAACCGCCAGCAACACCGCCTCGCTTCCGGCCAGCGCTGCGGCATCGGCTGTCACGTTCAGCCGGTCGGGCAGGGTAACCCCCTGCAGATACGCGGAATTCTCGCGGTCGGCCTGCATCCGCGCGGCACTGTCACGCGATCGGGTCCAAAGCGTCACCGGCCCGTTCCCGGCCAGGGCCACGGCCAGCGCCGTCCCGAAGGCGCCCCCGCCCATGACGCCGATCACGCCTTGGCCCCCTTCTTGCCGCCGCCGACAAGGCCAGGACGCGAGCTGTCCAGCGGCCAGCGCGGGCGGGCCGACAGATCCATCCCGTCGCGCAGACCCAGGCGGAACCGTTCGATCCCGGCATAGGCGATCATCGCCGCGTTGTCGGTGCACAGCCGCAGGGGCGGCGCGGTGAACCGCGCGCCGGCCTGCGCCGCGACCTGTTCCAGCGCCGCGCGGATCGTCCTGTTCGCGGCAACCCCGCCGGCGACGGCCAAGGCCGGGTCGGAGGGCGCCCGTTCAAGGTACAAACCCAACGCCCGCCTGGTCTTTTTCGCCATCACGTCGGCCACTGCCGCCTGGAACCCGGCACACAGATCGGCGCGGTCGGCACGGGTCAACCCGCCCTTTTCCTCGACGATCCCGTCGCGGGCGCGCAGCAGCGCGGTCTTCAGGCCCGAGAAGGAAAAGTTGCAATCGGGCCGGTCCAGCAGCGGGCGCGGGAACGCGAACCGTGTCGGATCGCCGGCCATCGCCTCGGATTCGACCGAAGGACCGCCGGGCTGGGGCAGGCCCAGCAGCCGCGCCGCCTTGTCGAATGCCTCGCCCGGGGCGTCGTCGATCGTGCCACCCAGGCGAGAGAAGTCTTCGGGCCCGTCGACCACCAGGAACTGGCAATGCCCGCCCGACACCAGCAGCATCAGGTAGGGAAAGACCAGACCATCGGTCAGCCGCGGCGTCAGCGCATGGCCGGCCAGGTGGTTCACCCCGACCAGCGGCAGCCCGGCGCCAAGCGCGATGCCCTTGGCCATCATCACCCCGGTCATGACCCCGCCGATCAGACCCGGCCCGGCGGTCACCGCCACGGCATCCATGTCGCGCAGCCCCAGCCCGGCCTGTTCCAGCGCCTCGATCACGCACAGGTCCAGCTTTTCGGCATGCGCGCGCGCTGCGATCTCTGGCACGACACCGCCGAAATCGGCGTGAATCTCGGCCTGGCCATATACGACCGACGACAGGATCCGCGTCCCGTCGCCGCCATGGCGCACCACGGCCGCCGCGGTATCGTCGCAGCTGCTTTCCAGGCCCAGAACTGTAAGCTGATCGGTCATCGGATCCGTTGCATCGTGAACAGACGGCAGGTAACACTCGTGGCCGTGCCAAACAATCCCGAGCCACCTCAACCCGTGCTGCTCCTGACCCGCCCAAAGGCGGCGTCCGAGGACATGGTCCGGCGGCTGGACCTGCCGGTGCGCACCATCATCTCGCCCATTCTGGAGATCACCGGCCGCCCGTTGCACGCCGCGCCGCAGGCGAAGGCGCTGATTTTCACGTCCGCGCACGGGGTTGCCGAAGCTGCGCGCCAGGGGATCGACCGCAGCCTGCCGGTCTTTACCGTGGGCGACGCCACCGCCGCCGCCGCGCGGGCCGCGGGTTGGCGGGCGGAAAGCGCCGGACAGACCGCGGACGAACTGGTGGACAGGTTGACGCGCGATCCGCCGCCGATCCCGCTGGCGCATCTGCACGGCGCCCATACCCGGGGCGACATCGCCCGGCGGCTGTCCGAAAATGGCCTGCGGACCGAAGCGCATGTGATCTACGATCAGACGCCCCGGCCGCTCAACTTCGAGGCGATTGAGGCGCTGAATGCTGCGCAGCCGGTCATTCTGCCTGTTTTTTCGCCGAGAAGTGCCGTACTGCTGGCCGAGGCGGGCAAACCGCTTGCACCGCTGCACGTCATCGCACTCAGTTCAGCCGTTGCGGAGGAGTTTCACGTGTCCGACATCAGCGCCCTGCATGTTTGCGCGGCGCCCACCCGCGCGGCGATGGATGCGGCATTAAAGGTCGTGGTGCGGGGCCTTTGTCGGGTTGAGAGGCCCAAGGGCGAGCACTAATATTCTTTAACGCAGGATACTGCGGCATTTCAGAATCGACGGGGAAGCAGCATTGGCCAAGAAAAAAGACGACACCCAGGGCTCTGAGATCCCCGAGGACAAGACCAGTGAAGGCCTGCCCGAAGAGGGCAAGTCGCCCGAGACAACGCCTGACATCGTCGACGCGGAATACGAACCGATTGCGGGCGCAAGCCCCGAGGCGGGCAGGACCGACGAGCAAGAGCCCGCCGAAACCGTCGATGTGGAAACGGTC includes these proteins:
- a CDS encoding methyltransferase, FkbM family, which gives rise to MKPTDGPDFPHFIAHNANGSYCVPDLFAGREVPGVLAAGGIYEPRTLERLRELSSGGDIVTGGAFVGDFLPFLGRCLAPGAQIISFEPHPLTWKAAQHTLWLNGLDRVTVHNVAVGEKADVLPLRLSRPDGTPMAAASRLAPDAAQAAGDPSNDKVVNVDVVPLDDLVGTDRAVSVLHLDVEGHEEPALRGAARILQRCRPAVVLECAGPKRSGGFLAVLGQLAPEAGYAISDVIEGEGNVVFLPNPA
- the ahcY gene encoding Adenosylhomocysteinase, coding for MTTDYIVKDIALAEYGRKELDIAETEMPGLMALREEFGEAQPLKGARIAGSLHMTIQTGVLIETLVALGADVRWASCNIFSTQDHAAAAIAKAGIPVFAIKGETLEEYWDYADKIFMFEDGGCNMILDDGGDATLYILMGARVEAGETNLIETPTSEEEVALFAQIRKRMAASPGWFTKQKAMIKGVSEETTTGVHRLYQMVEAGQLPFPAINVNDSVTKSKFDNKYGCKESLVDGIRRATDTMMAGKVAVVCGYGDVGKGSAASLRGAGARVIVTEIDPICALQAAMDGFQVTTLEDVVKTADIFVTTTGNKDVIRIEHMREMKDMAIVGNIGHFDNEIQVANLKNHKWTNIKDQVDMIEMPSGNRIILLSEGRLLNLGNATGHPSFVMSASFTNQTLAQIELWTKGEQYDNKVYVLPKHLDEKVARLHLDKIGVKLSSLSSEQASYIGVTTEGPFKPEHYRY
- a CDS encoding EVE domain protein → MAHWLFKSEPSTWSWDDQVAKGDAGEEWDGVRNYQARNFMRQMKLGDLGFFYHSQTEKAVVGIVEVCAEVHPDSSTDDDRWECVDIKAVKPVKTPVTLDMIKGEPALAEMVLVKNSRLSVQPVSVDEWRIVCGLAGITA
- a CDS encoding YciI-like protein translates to MLVALYAKDKPGALQVRKDNRDAHLAYIDSTGVVAMAGPLLNDAGEMAGSLVVLDVADMAAAEAWAAGDPYAKAALFSSVELTAWKKVIG
- the gpsA_2 gene encoding Glycerol-3-phosphate dehydrogenase [NAD(P)+], which codes for MGGGAFGTALAVALAGNGPVTLWTRSRDSAARMQADRENSAYLQGVTLPDRLNVTADAAALAGSEAVLLAVPMQQLRGVITKYSDRIGTAVAVACCKGIELETGLGPHDVITELLPHCRPALLTGPSFAADIARGKPTALTLASRDAEDLQSLLSTPVLRLYRTDDLIGAAMGGALKNVMAIACGGAIGAGLGDSARAALMTRGYAEMVRYAAAHGARPETLSGLSGLGDLALTCMSDGSRNYRLGLAIGADTGFDPAQTVEGAATARAVAKVARTRGIDMPITDGVVALLDGTKTLAEVMDMLLARPLKEE
- the gcp_2 gene encoding t(6)A37 threonylcarbamoyladenosine biosynthesis protein — its product is MRWLGIVWHGHECYLPSVHDATDPMTDQLTVLGLESSCDDTAAAVVRHGGDGTRILSSVVYGQAEIHADFGGVVPEIAARAHAEKLDLCVIEALEQAGLGLRDMDAVAVTAGPGLIGGVMTGVMMAKGIALGAGLPLVGVNHLAGHALTPRLTDGLVFPYLMLLVSGGHCQFLVVDGPEDFSRLGGTIDDAPGEAFDKAARLLGLPQPGGPSVESEAMAGDPTRFAFPRPLLDRPDCNFSFSGLKTALLRARDGIVEEKGGLTRADRADLCAGFQAAVADVMAKKTRRALGLYLERAPSDPALAVAGGVAANRTIRAALEQVAAQAGARFTAPPLRLCTDNAAMIAYAGIERFRLGLRDGMDLSARPRWPLDSSRPGLVGGGKKGAKA
- a CDS encoding uroporphyrinogen-III synthase, coding for MLLLTRPKAASEDMVRRLDLPVRTIISPILEITGRPLHAAPQAKALIFTSAHGVAEAARQGIDRSLPVFTVGDATAAAARAAGWRAESAGQTADELVDRLTRDPPPIPLAHLHGAHTRGDIARRLSENGLRTEAHVIYDQTPRPLNFEAIEALNAAQPVILPVFSPRSAVLLAEAGKPLAPLHVIALSSAVAEEFHVSDISALHVCAAPTRAAMDAALKVVVRGLCRVERPKGEH